One genomic region from bacterium encodes:
- a CDS encoding glycosyltransferase family 9 protein: MPESLTSLRVDCRHFRGHVPCRPHKQHGVHCSSCGYYEPTRGRILIIKLGAIGDVIRTTPLLHPLKKQFPQAKIYWITHTPEVVPKQVDHVFRFDAPGCSVALQTAFDLLINLDKDMEACSLAAAVTAKEKRGFILQDGHPWPADERAREKFMTGLFDDLSKAVTKSYLQELFEIAGYVFQGEKYILDPCENNHPWEIDRTRPVIGLNTGCGGRWTSRLWAEENWRQLAQRLLQSGYEVLLLGGSQEHEKNSRLAQQSGARYFGHFPLQRFIHLVQQCDLVVTAVTMATHIAIGLNKKIVLFNNTFNPHEFELYGLGEILQPDFDCDCYYAAECPNNCMQYLHVDTVFAACTRLLPLTA; this comes from the coding sequence ATGCCCGAATCGCTCACATCCCTGCGCGTCGATTGCCGCCATTTTCGCGGTCATGTGCCTTGCCGGCCGCATAAACAGCACGGCGTTCACTGTTCCTCCTGCGGTTACTATGAGCCCACGCGGGGACGCATCCTCATCATCAAACTCGGCGCCATCGGCGACGTGATCCGCACCACTCCCCTGCTGCATCCGTTAAAAAAACAATTCCCCCAGGCCAAGATCTACTGGATCACCCACACTCCGGAGGTGGTGCCGAAACAGGTCGATCACGTGTTCCGCTTTGACGCCCCGGGCTGCAGCGTGGCGCTGCAGACGGCCTTTGATCTGCTCATCAACCTGGACAAAGACATGGAGGCGTGCAGTTTGGCCGCTGCAGTGACGGCAAAAGAGAAACGGGGTTTTATCCTTCAGGACGGTCATCCATGGCCGGCGGACGAACGGGCGAGGGAGAAATTTATGACCGGCCTGTTCGACGATCTGAGCAAGGCGGTCACTAAAAGCTATCTACAGGAGCTGTTCGAGATCGCCGGCTACGTGTTTCAGGGTGAAAAGTATATCCTGGATCCCTGCGAAAACAACCACCCGTGGGAGATTGATCGCACCCGGCCGGTGATCGGCCTCAACACCGGCTGCGGCGGCCGCTGGACCTCCCGGCTGTGGGCAGAGGAGAACTGGCGGCAGCTGGCGCAGCGCCTGTTGCAGAGCGGCTATGAAGTGCTCCTGCTGGGCGGCAGCCAGGAGCATGAAAAGAACAGCCGGTTGGCGCAGCAAAGCGGCGCGCGCTATTTCGGCCATTTCCCCCTGCAGCGCTTTATCCATCTGGTGCAACAATGCGATCTGGTGGTCACCGCTGTGACCATGGCCACCCACATCGCCATCGGTTTGAATAAAAAAATAGTGCTATTCAACAACACCTTCAATCCCCATGAATTCGAATTATACGGATTGGGAGAAATCCTGCAGCCCGATTTTGACTGCGATTGTTACTATGCAGCGGAATGCCCCAACAACTGTATGCAGTATCTGCACGTCGATACCGTGTTTGCAGCCTGCACCCGTCTGTTACCCTTAACCGCCTGA